GAACTTCTGGCTGCCGAGATCGATGAAGGGGTCAAAACCCTCTTTTCGCCTCCGGTGCTGTTAAAGCAGAGAGTGATATTTGCGCTGTTTCAGATCATGAGAAATTTCGAGGTTCTCATCTCAGGAAACTTTAAAAAAGAGGCTAATTTACAGATCAGCAGTCTGCAGAAGGCAGAGACTCTGACGCTGCTGAAACGAAGCCTCTACGCCTTCTTTCTGGACTTGGGAAAGGAACTGAACTGCCAGAAAGAGGGAAACGGGCGGGATATTATGACCGACTGTGGGGAGTATCTGGAAAATCATTATATGGATGAGATTAATCTGGAAAGCGTTGCAGAGAAATACCATTTTAACCCGTCCTATTTCAGTACGCTGTTTAAAAATACGTATAAGAGCACGTTTTCCGAATATTTGATCAGGATACGGATGGAAAAGGCCAGAGAACTGCTGCTTACGACAGAATCCAGGGTTCGGG
This DNA window, taken from Anaerotignum faecicola, encodes the following:
- a CDS encoding AraC family transcriptional regulator is translated as ELLAAEIDEGVKTLFSPPVLLKQRVIFALFQIMRNFEVLISGNFKKEANLQISSLQKAETLTLLKRSLYAFFLDLGKELNCQKEGNGRDIMTDCGEYLENHYMDEINLESVAEKYHFNPSYFSTLFKNTYKSTFSEYLIRIRMEKARELLLTTESRVR